Proteins encoded in a region of the Salvelinus fontinalis isolate EN_2023a chromosome 17, ASM2944872v1, whole genome shotgun sequence genome:
- the LOC129813813 gene encoding zinc finger protein 572-like produces MASCNFQAQLVSVMEVLAKAAIAEINKRVDDSCAVIRLEMTQSQRDIDVLKRKWQMMESELKKTRGRVRRKVFYPMASERSSYPVKIVLNKQSSSQWRDEELAVEEDSQPQPSDVEQRVETEPILIKDEETAEDVWKTDPQEELRITGEESGSKPGKPPSFEQRHSDVDFITQPSMSPEDSVEHYPNSDRPEEPGTPRLASTEVFSAEQHRPDEDSLELVMVKNEKEEELGQTTALAGPDQFVMDETDGQLWTSVDPGGDTDPVCHPDFSFHSTEEYSQNISMVPSHSGLSSVPTMTDDVGPSLHSSIGKSHANMFSAAAHRKRHVRTLADETRQQMPEGQSSERLNSNNEGNSLALQSRQHQYGASEATVRLSECMTGSNMATTSTFSGYSLSHSSFNMVKRMRTQWRSGGTTERRFSCTFCGKSFQRFCQLKVHLRSHTGEKPYTCEQCGRSFTQQCNLIRHAVVHSGEKPFECKQCGKCFTQRSSMKSHQKTHIGESPVSQYVVPAHPRDPHTSLKRN; encoded by the exons ATGGCCAGCTGCAATTTTCAGGCGCAGTTGGTATCTGTTATGGAGGTATTAGCTAAAGCAGCTATAGCAGAAATAAACAAACGTGTAGATGATAGCTGTGCTGTTATACGTTTGGAAATGACCCAAAGCCAGCGAGATATTGATGTACTGAAAAGGAAGTGGCAAATGATGGAGAGCGAGTTGAAGAAGACGCGAGGACGAGTCAGAAGAAAAG TTTTTTACCCCATGGCATCAGAGAGATCTTCATATCCAGTCAAGATTGTTTTGAACAAGCAGAGTAGCTCACAGTGGAGAGACGAAGAGCTGGCTGTTGAAGAAGACTCTCAACCACAG CCTTCAGATGTGGAGCAGAGAGTGGAGACTGAACCCATACTGATCAAAGatgaggagacagcagaggaCGTGTGGAAGACTGACCCTCAGGAAGAGCTCAGGATCACTGGAGAGG AGTCTGGTTCCAAGCCTGGGAAACCACCATCCTTTGAGCAACGGCACTCTGATGTGGACTTCATCACACAACCCAGCATGTCTCCCGAAGACTCAGTGGAACATTACCCCAATTCTGATCGTCCAGAGGAACCAGGAACACCCCGGCTCGCATCTACAGAGGTGTTCAGCGCAGAGCAACACCGGCCGGACGAGGACTCGCTAGAGCTAGTGATGGTGAagaatgagaaagaggaggagcTGGGTCAGACCACGGCCCTGGCAGGACCTGACCAGTTTGTCATGGATGAGACTGATGGGCAGCTGTGGACCTCTGTGGATCCAGGCGGAGACACTGACCCTGTCTGCCACCCAGATTTCTCCTTTCATTCCACAGAAGAGTACTCTCAGAATATCTCAATGGTCCCATCTCATAGTGGGCTGTCATCTGTTCCTACTATGACAGATGATGTAGGGCCATCGCTTCACTCTTCTATAGGAAAATCACATGCTAACATGTTCAGTGCAGCAGCACATAGAAAAAGACATGTCAGGACATTGGCTGATGAGACTAGACAACAGATGCCAGAGGGACAGAGTAGTGAAAGGCTGAACTCAAATAATGAAGGAAATAGTTTAGCTCTACAGTCAAGGCAGCATCAGTACGGGGCTTCAGAAGCAACAGTGAGATTGAGTGAGTGCATGACAGGGTCAAACATGGCCACCACCTCCACCTTCTCTGGATACAGCCTGAGTCACAGTAGTTTTAACATGGTGAAGAGAATGAGGACTCAGTGGAGATCAGGCGGCACCACCGAGAGGCGTTTCAGCTGCACCTTCTGTGGGAAGAGCTTCCAGCGTTTCTGCCAGCTCAAAGTCCACCTCCGGAGTCACACCGGAGAGAAACCGTACACCTGCGAACAGTGTGGCAGGAGTTTCACCCAGCAGTGCAACTTGATCAGACATGCTGTAGTCCACAGTGGGGAGAAGCCCTTCGAGTGCAAACAGTGTGGGAAATGCTTCACCCAGCGCTCTAGCATGAAGTCACATCAGAAAACTCACATAGGAGAGAGTCCAGTGTCTCAATACGTGGTACCCGCACACCCTCGGGATCCACACACAAGTTTAAAGCGCAACTGA